One Gordonia sp. SID5947 genomic region harbors:
- a CDS encoding MFS transporter, with translation MVSDQQRVDRIGARGIWLMCVACGALSVVAGAMTALNVALPEIGPSIGASSTQMTWLVDAYTVALAALLLPFGALGDRYGRRGLLVVGLAVFAIASLPPLWIDDPMIVIGSRALAGVAAAMIMPATLSLLTSELPESRRPLAVAIWAGVAGAGSIGGFFVSGFLLEWFTWRSIFVTFAAVTVLLAVASCTIATSRDDQPKPFDFPGALLSTAAVFLFVVGLLESPSRGWDDALVIVALVAGLLLAVVFALVEYRRDAPLLDVRLFSNRSFSAGAFTVLVQFFASLGLFFVVLQRLQLDFGMSPLMAATAMLPLIAMIMVLSPIGGWLAVRYSLRIILVLGVGLTGVALILMGVLDYSSYLGLLPLLLLGSAGQGFATAPPTTAIMANTPSANQGVGSAVNDTFREVGAAIGIALAGSIVAAGYARNIEPITHDVVATTGSTELGDHISRSLAEALHALDAVATRYPAQAGALEQVADQARHAFVGPMNTACIVMGIVILVGAAILAVVSPDEMTPAEVPAAEPEREPAAR, from the coding sequence AGCAGCGAGTGGATCGGATCGGGGCCCGCGGGATCTGGCTGATGTGTGTCGCCTGCGGAGCTCTGTCTGTGGTGGCAGGCGCGATGACGGCGCTGAACGTCGCGCTGCCCGAGATCGGACCGTCCATCGGAGCGAGTTCCACGCAGATGACCTGGCTCGTCGATGCCTATACCGTCGCGCTCGCCGCGCTACTCCTGCCGTTCGGCGCGCTGGGCGATCGGTACGGCCGGCGTGGTCTGCTCGTCGTCGGCCTGGCGGTCTTCGCGATCGCCTCCCTCCCGCCGTTGTGGATCGACGACCCCATGATCGTCATCGGCAGCCGGGCACTCGCCGGGGTCGCCGCCGCGATGATCATGCCCGCCACGTTGTCGCTGCTGACCTCCGAACTACCCGAGTCCAGACGACCTCTCGCCGTTGCCATCTGGGCTGGGGTCGCCGGCGCCGGCAGTATCGGCGGCTTCTTCGTGAGCGGATTCCTCCTCGAGTGGTTCACCTGGCGGTCGATCTTCGTCACGTTCGCAGCCGTCACGGTGCTGCTGGCCGTGGCGTCGTGCACGATCGCGACCTCACGGGACGACCAACCGAAACCCTTCGACTTCCCCGGCGCCCTGCTGTCGACCGCGGCGGTGTTCTTGTTCGTCGTCGGGCTGCTCGAATCGCCCAGCCGCGGATGGGACGACGCACTCGTGATCGTGGCGCTGGTCGCGGGGCTGTTGCTGGCGGTGGTTTTCGCGCTGGTCGAGTATCGGCGTGACGCACCACTTCTCGATGTGCGGTTGTTCTCGAACCGGTCGTTCTCCGCCGGCGCGTTCACGGTCCTCGTGCAGTTCTTCGCGTCGCTGGGCCTCTTCTTCGTGGTGCTGCAGCGCCTGCAACTCGACTTCGGGATGTCGCCGCTGATGGCCGCCACCGCGATGCTGCCCCTGATCGCGATGATCATGGTCCTGTCGCCGATCGGCGGTTGGCTCGCCGTGCGCTACTCGCTGCGCATCATCCTCGTCCTCGGGGTCGGGCTCACCGGCGTCGCCCTGATCCTGATGGGCGTGCTCGACTACTCGTCCTACCTCGGCCTGCTTCCGCTGCTGCTGCTCGGCTCGGCCGGGCAGGGCTTCGCCACGGCACCACCCACCACGGCGATCATGGCCAACACGCCCTCCGCCAACCAGGGTGTCGGGTCGGCGGTGAACGACACCTTCCGCGAGGTCGGCGCCGCCATCGGCATCGCACTCGCGGGCAGCATCGTGGCCGCCGGCTATGCCCGCAACATCGAGCCCATCACCCATGACGTGGTCGCGACCACCGGGTCGACCGAGCTCGGCGATCACATCTCCCGGTCACTCGCCGAAGCGCTGCACGCCCTCGATGCGGTGGCCACCCGGTATCCGGCGCAGGCAGGCGCTCTCGAGCAGGTCGCCGACCAGGCGAGACACGCCTTTGTCGGACCGATGAACACCGCCTGCATCGTGATGGGCATCGTGATCCTCGTCGGCGCCGCAATCTTGGCCGTCGTGAGCCCCGACGAGATGACCCCAGCCGAAGTGCCGGCCGCCGAACCCGAGCGGGAGCCGGCAGCCCGCTGA